Part of the Niallia alba genome is shown below.
GAACTAGCCATTCACTCGTAGCGAGTCTTGGAGGGTTAAAGGTAACTTTAGCCTTTAAGACTTGGGTCGTGGTTAAGTCGCGTTAACGATTTTGTTCCTAAAAAAACATGTTAATCAACTGTTCCAGTTCGCTTAATTTCCACCTTTATATTTGGTTTTATCTTTAGTGCTGAATATTTTTGTCTTAAATCTTCCTCAGTTAAATAGGAATATTTTCTAACACTTCTTATTTTTCTTCCGATGCCAATGGGATCCGTATTTAAATTTTTAAATTCCTCAAGTATATATCCAAATTCTTTGTTTAGGGCTTCACCAATTAGTTGCTCCATTTTGTTTAGTGAATCTTTATTTTTCACAGAAATAGATGGTTGAAATTCTAATGTTGAAACGGAAATCGTTGCATTTAAATGAACCAATTCTTCGTTCTTTATTTCAATGTTTCCTTTGTACTTTATTGGATGAAGTGTAATCTTATAAATATCACTTTTAGGAAGGTTGAGTTCGGCCATACCTCTTTTCTCTAGTTCTTCAGCAGCAATCTCTACAGTTATATCCCCTAAAAATGCCTTATTATTTGTGAATAATTTTATGTAAAGGGTGTTTATCAACGAAATAGATCCAACAATTTTATCTTCTTTGAATAATGCAACACCATCTATAGAAGGTGCTACCCCATTTGCATTTTTTATCATGGGTAGGGTAGGATCGATACCAATTTCATATAGTGTGGTTATAAAATCATGTAAGTTGGAGTTGACTAACATTTCTTTCTTTTCGTGTTTATCCAATAGTTGATAGATATAGGATCCCATTTCGGGATATTCTTCATAGTTTTTATTTTTAATCGTCTCCTCAGCATTATCAGTAATGGCCAAAAAGATTAAATAACTGATACTGCTATCTCGTTGCATAGAATCCAGAAAAGAAGAAATTCCTACTGTTTCTGCCATATTTTTATTAAACAGTATGGTCCTTAATTGACCAGACGTAATATCATGGCTTGTCTGTTCCTCTAGTTTTTGTCTGATTTGT
Proteins encoded:
- a CDS encoding Ger(x)C family spore germination protein → MKKIVILLCSLLCTACMAPEKIIEMQGISTIIGFDLLDDNTYKGTISLLQFDRKEEKTSVTLSADGTTNKQIRQKLEEQTSHDITSGQLRTILFNKNMAETVGISSFLDSMQRDSSISYLIFLAITDNAEETIKNKNYEEYPEMGSYIYQLLDKHEKKEMLVNSNLHDFITTLYEIGIDPTLPMIKNANGVAPSIDGVALFKEDKIVGSISLINTLYIKLFTNNKAFLGDITVEIAAEELEKRGMAELNLPKSDIYKITLHPIKYKGNIEIKNEELVHLNATISVSTLEFQPSISVKNKDSLNKMEQLIGEALNKEFGYILEEFKNLNTDPIGIGRKIRSVRKYSYLTEEDLRQKYSALKIKPNIKVEIKRTGTVD